The proteins below come from a single Mytilus edulis chromosome 5, xbMytEdul2.2, whole genome shotgun sequence genomic window:
- the LOC139524128 gene encoding monocarboxylate transporter 12-like isoform X1 — protein sequence MAKSGARNNKDNTDLAPDGGWGWIVCIGTFFANFIADGTMFSSGVQMMAFLKYFGETKAATAWVSSSQLGLSMMMGPVVSFLIVKYSVRTVAIAGGVIAFLGTVAGAFSPNLTVLIFTYGVICGIGICFFFLSSIVAVGLYFTQRRAIATGIAMSGSGLGVIVYPYLTQLLLDMYDWRNTLLIIAALCLNAVVCGALFRPLTRRNIDSSACKCLEENSVSDSDERRSMLSFRCKNEDSFSPTKIYNSTSGIGEELKSFLNTNINDNIDKRQFFSEQHLNSIKPTDVGKTEYHFFLSPRLRSDVFYSGSVNFLPSYDCKFKNGLEDETEKAKENKDSLFLSCIQMFRQLRFTLLLCCMVMWTSQSITMTYIPDMVVSKGIPRYHAAMLISIIGVTNTVVRILAGFTVDFFHVRSIHLYLGALCLGAITNIALPWCDSFPLLATCAVGFGICMGTVVCLRTILIADILGIDQLTVAFGIIAFFQGFTFIIDPPLAGFIYDMTGSYVYPFLMTGCFYIIGAIMCAILLFIHHHKDITETQVEVVLEADEVGKQNGKV from the exons ATGGCAAAATCTGGCGCTAGAAATAATAAAGACAATACAGATTTAGCCCCAGACGGAGGATGGGGATGGATTGTTTGTATTGGAACATTTTTTGCCAATTTTATTGCCGATGGAACTATGTTTTCATCGGGAGTGCAGATGATggcatttttaaaatattttggtgaAACAAAAGCAGCTACAGCATGGGTGAGCTCATCCCAACTTGGCCTAAGCATGATGATGG GTCCAGTTGTAAGTTTTCTCATTGTTAAGTACTCAGTTAGAACTGTTGCGATAGCAGGAGGCGTTATAGCTTTTCTTGGCACAGTGGCGGGTGCTTTCTCACCGAATCTGACTGTTCTTATTTTCACATATGGCGTTATTTGTG GAATTGGaatatgttttttctttctttcgtcAATAGTAGCGGTTGGACTCTATTTCACTCAAAGAAGAGCCATAGCAACAGGCATAGCGATGAGCGGAAGTGGTTTAGGTGTGATTGTTTACCCATATCTCACCCAATTATTATTGGACATGTATGATTGGAGAAACACATTATTAATCATAGCTGCTTTGTGTCTGAACGCTGTAGTGTGTGGAGCTTTATTCAGACCATTAACGAGACGAAACATAGATAGTTCTGCTTGTAAATGTTTAGAGGAAAACTCTGTTTCCGATTCCGATGAAAGACGATCTATGTTATCTTTCAGATGCAAGAACGAAGACTCTTTTTCACCAACTAAAATTTATAACTCAACCTCAGGGATTGGTGAAGAACTAAAGTCATTtcttaacacaaatataaatgacAATATTGATAAAAGACAATTTTTCAGTGAACAACATTTAAACTCGATAAAACCAACTGATGTCGGGAAAACagaatatcatttttttctatcaccAAGGTTACGCAGCGACGTGTTTTActccggaagtgtcaactttttACCTTCGTACGACTGCAAGTTCAAAAACGGCTTAGAAGATGAAACTGAGAAGGCAAAAGAAAACAAAGATTCATTGTTTCTAAGCTGTATACAGATGTTTAGGCAACTACGATTTACTCTTTTGTTATGTTGCATGGTTATGTGGACTT CACAGTCTATTACTATGACTTATATACCAGACATGGTGGTTTCAAAGGGTATCCCACGATATCATGCCGCCATGTTGATATCAATTATTGGTGTAACCAATACCGTTGTCAGGATTTTAGCGGGATTTACGGTAGATTTTTTCCATGTACGAAGTATCCATCTCTACCTTGGAGCATTGTGTTTAGGGGCGATAACCAACATTGCATTACCTTGGTGTGACAGTTTTCCTTTACTAGCGACATGTGCTGTTGGATTCGGAATATGTATGG GTACAGTAGTGTGCCTACGTACAATCCTGATTGCTGATATTCTTGGAATTGATCAACTGACAGTAGCATTTGGAATCATTGCATTTTTCCAAGGATTTACTTTTATTATCGATCCACCTTTAGCAG gTTTTATATATGACATGACGGGATCATATGTCTATCCATTCCTGATGACAGGTTGTTTTTATATAATAGGAGCCATAATGTGTGCTATTCTGTTGTTCATACATCACCACAAAGACATTACAGAAACTCAAGTTGAAGTTGTTCTGGAAGCTGATGAAGTTGGCAAACAAAATGGAAAAGTATAG
- the LOC139524128 gene encoding monocarboxylate transporter 9-like isoform X2 gives MAKSGARNNKDNTDLAPDGGWGWIVCIGTFFANFIADGTMFSSGVQMMAFLKYFGETKAATAWVSSSQLGLSMMMGPVVSFLIVKYSVRTVAIAGGVIAFLGTVAGAFSPNLTVLIFTYGVICGIGICFFFLSSIVAVGLYFTQRRAIATGIAMSGSGLGVIVYPYLTQLLLDMYDWRNTLLIIAALCLNAVVCGALFRPLTRRNIDSSACKCLEENSVSDSDERRSMLSFRCKNEDSFSPTKIYNSTSGIGEELKSFLNTNINDNIDKRQFFSEQHLNSIKPTDVGKTEYHFFLSPRLRSDVFYSGSVNFLPSYDCKFKNGLEDETEKAKENKDSLFLSCIQMFRQLRFTLLLCCMVMWTSQSITMTYIPDMVVSKGIPRYHAAMLISIIGVTNTVVRILAGFTVDFFHVRSIHLYLGALCLGAITNIALPWCDSFPLLATCAVGFGICMGSLPRSPETGVDR, from the exons ATGGCAAAATCTGGCGCTAGAAATAATAAAGACAATACAGATTTAGCCCCAGACGGAGGATGGGGATGGATTGTTTGTATTGGAACATTTTTTGCCAATTTTATTGCCGATGGAACTATGTTTTCATCGGGAGTGCAGATGATggcatttttaaaatattttggtgaAACAAAAGCAGCTACAGCATGGGTGAGCTCATCCCAACTTGGCCTAAGCATGATGATGG GTCCAGTTGTAAGTTTTCTCATTGTTAAGTACTCAGTTAGAACTGTTGCGATAGCAGGAGGCGTTATAGCTTTTCTTGGCACAGTGGCGGGTGCTTTCTCACCGAATCTGACTGTTCTTATTTTCACATATGGCGTTATTTGTG GAATTGGaatatgttttttctttctttcgtcAATAGTAGCGGTTGGACTCTATTTCACTCAAAGAAGAGCCATAGCAACAGGCATAGCGATGAGCGGAAGTGGTTTAGGTGTGATTGTTTACCCATATCTCACCCAATTATTATTGGACATGTATGATTGGAGAAACACATTATTAATCATAGCTGCTTTGTGTCTGAACGCTGTAGTGTGTGGAGCTTTATTCAGACCATTAACGAGACGAAACATAGATAGTTCTGCTTGTAAATGTTTAGAGGAAAACTCTGTTTCCGATTCCGATGAAAGACGATCTATGTTATCTTTCAGATGCAAGAACGAAGACTCTTTTTCACCAACTAAAATTTATAACTCAACCTCAGGGATTGGTGAAGAACTAAAGTCATTtcttaacacaaatataaatgacAATATTGATAAAAGACAATTTTTCAGTGAACAACATTTAAACTCGATAAAACCAACTGATGTCGGGAAAACagaatatcatttttttctatcaccAAGGTTACGCAGCGACGTGTTTTActccggaagtgtcaactttttACCTTCGTACGACTGCAAGTTCAAAAACGGCTTAGAAGATGAAACTGAGAAGGCAAAAGAAAACAAAGATTCATTGTTTCTAAGCTGTATACAGATGTTTAGGCAACTACGATTTACTCTTTTGTTATGTTGCATGGTTATGTGGACTT CACAGTCTATTACTATGACTTATATACCAGACATGGTGGTTTCAAAGGGTATCCCACGATATCATGCCGCCATGTTGATATCAATTATTGGTGTAACCAATACCGTTGTCAGGATTTTAGCGGGATTTACGGTAGATTTTTTCCATGTACGAAGTATCCATCTCTACCTTGGAGCATTGTGTTTAGGGGCGATAACCAACATTGCATTACCTTGGTGTGACAGTTTTCCTTTACTAGCGACATGTGCTGTTGGATTCGGAATATGTATGG gTTCGCTACCTAGGTCACCAGAAACAGGGGTGGATAGGTAG